The Pseudomonadota bacterium region GACACGCCGGGTATCCGCCGGGCAACTGGTCCAAGATCGCGATGATGTTGGACAGCGTATCGGCCTCGGACACAACCGTGACGTTCGGATGGCTGTCCAGCACCTGGTCCAACAAGGTGGTGCCGGACCTGGGGAACCCAACCTGCCAGACCACCTGCGGCTCCCCGGGTGCCTCTTCACGTGCCCAGTGCGAGTAGTCCTCGCCCGCGAGCCCCGTCAGCAGTCGCTTGGCCTTCGCCAGATAACCATCCACCTTGCGCTGCACGCCTACGCTCGTGCGCAGGTGGTAGCTGTTGGCCGACGCGTGGGCCTCGAAGGCTGCCGCGCAGTGGCCCGCCTCGTCCAGCAATCGGCCGAACAGATGTGCCCACCTAGGAAAGAAGATCTCTTGCTCGGAAGGTCGCGGTGCCTCTTCCATGACCCGAAGCGCTTGCGCTAGCGCTCCACGCCGCTCGAGGAGCAGCGCCTGAAGAAAGTGACGGATGGGATGGCTCGGGTGATGAGTGATTAATTTTGATAGCCAATTATCCATATCCTCGTGGCGCTGACGCTTCTCATCGGCATAAAACAAGCAGATGAGCGCATCGGCATGGGTGGGATCGGCTTCGACGGCGCGGCAAAAGGCCGCCCGGGCCTGCTCGCGGCGACCGAGCACCTGCAGACAGGTGCCAAGGCCATACCAGGCTTGCGCATCATGCGGACTCGCATCACACGCACGCTGCCACCACTGGTGCGCATCGACCAAGCGGTTCAGCGCTGTGTTGCATTGAGCGATCTTCTTCAGGGTGATCGCACTGTCAGGGCGCTTCGCGCAAAGCTGCTCGAGAATCCGCAAGGCGCGCTCGTACTGGCCAGCCTCCATCTGCCGCAAGGCGGCGGCCATCGAGACGCCGCGCGCCTGCACGCTGGCGTCGGCGCCCGCGTGGCGGGCGGCGCGGGGTGACATGCTGGATTTTCGTCGATCGCCCTTGCCCATCGTGGCCACTTATGTCGAACGGCCGTAGAGAATAGTGGGTGGCGGCGAGTGCGGTCGCGGGCCTGGTTCTCCTTTCCCGGTAGGCATTGGTATGCCGCGAGGAAACGCCTCACCCCGACCGCAGCGCGTAATCGATGGGATCGCTCGCCCTAGTGGACCACTGGAAAGGGATCCTATTGGCCCTTCAGCGACCGCTCTTCGACCTCCTAAGGTCGGGCACGAGCGCAATCGCGAGTTGCAACCAACTCGCTCGTTTGTCGGGGCTCGCCCAGCCATGCCCCGATCTGAGTGCGGGCCGCGACGAGCCAGTACTCCCAGGATCGAGGTGATCTCATGACCCTACGCCACCTATGGATTCTCCAAGCCCTTTGCGCCGTGCTGCTGCCAAGCACAGCGCTCGCCAGCCCCATCCCCCTGCTTAGCCCCGCTTGCGAGGCTGCCTTGGCCCTGAGCGCCGCACCCGAGCACCTGCGAGCGCAGGCGGGAGTTTGGGTGCTCACAGATAAGGGATTTCACGAGGCCCGAAAGACTCGAAACCACTTCACCTGTGTGGTGAACCGCGACGATCCACGCGTCCTGAAGCCCACCTGCTACGACGCGGAGGGCACCCGCACCATCCTGCCGAAGGTGCGCTGGATCGGCGAGGCACTCCTGGCCGGTCGATCAATGCAGGACATTCGGGAAGAAGTGCGCGCGGGCTTCGCCAGTGGGCGCTTCGAGCGCGTCGAACGCCCGGGCGTGGCCTATATGCTGAGTCGCTACAACCGTCCGGTGAATCGGCAAACGGGCTCGCTCGGGTTCTTCCCGCCCCACGTGATGTTCTACGCCCCGGACCTTACCAACGCGGACATCGGCCACGACATGCGCTTTCACAACCCGGCGCAACCGCTGCCGATGATCGCCTACGGCGGTCCCCACGGTTACATGCTCATGATCAGCAGCGACGGTCAGCCCCGCGCGCGCAGCGACCTCGACGCCTCCTGCCCGGACTGGGTGTTCGACGAATGAGCGGCTGACCACCTATCGCCTTGCCAGGGGGAGCAGTGGCTGGTAGAGCTGCCAGCACCACCTCACTGCCGTCGCTGGAGATCACCCCTTGTCTCAACCGCTAGCCCGCTGGTCCCCAATCGCGCTGTTTTCGCTGCTGAGCGCTGCCCTGTGCGACGCCTCCCTAGCGCAGGACGCGCGAGGCCAATCGCCCGAACCTAGGCCGAGCCCCGTAGAGGTCATCGTCGAGCGCTACCTCGAGAGCTGGTTCGAGACCTTCCCGATCCGCTCTACGAGCGCCGGTCGCCACGACCGCGACGGCGAACTGGACCGCCTCGACCGCGAGAGCCGCGCGGCGTGGGTCGCCGTCAATCGCCGCACGGGAGCGGCGCTGGACGCTCTGCTCGCTGACCCGGAGCGACTCTCCTTCGACGACCGCGAGGACGCGAAGCTGCTGCGCCGGCGCATCGAGCGGGTGCTATTCGATTGGGTGGATCAGCGCGAACCCGAGCGCAACCCGCTGTTCTGGTCGGGCCGAATGGCCAACGCGGTGGTGTTCCTGACCGTACGCGAGGATCGTCCCGCCAACGAACGGCTCGCGGCAGCAAGCGCGCGGGCGCGCCAGATGCCGCGCCTGGTTGCCGCTGCGCGCTCGGCACTCGGCACCCGCCCCGAGGAGATCCCGCCAGAGTGGCTAGCGGCGGCAACCGCTCAGACCCGACGAGCCGCTGATTTCTACGCCGATGGACTCGCCCGCGTCGCTGCCGCCCAGGCCCCTGCACTGGAGGACGAGGCACGCCGCGCCGGCATCACGGCCACGGGCGCCCTTACCTACTTCGCCAACTACTTGGACTCCCTGAGCGACGTCGCGAACGGCAGCGTGCGCCTCGGCACGCAGGCCTACGCCCACAAGCTCGCCCTGTTTTCCGACCGCAGCACCCCGCCCGCACAGGTGCTGGCACGAGCCGAAGCGGCCTTGGTGGCCAAGCGCGAGGAGACGGCCGCCTACGGCCGCAGCGTGTGGCCGCAGCTGATGGAAGGCGTGCCACCGGCCGATGACATCGAGGTGGTACGCGCCTTGTTCCGCCGCGTGGGTGATGATCATGCCAGTACTGTCGAGGAGTTCGTCGACGACTTCATTGGACTTCTGGAAGAGAGTGAGCAATGGGTGCGCGAGCGCGAGCTAATCACCCTCCCTGACCCTCTGACCGTGGCGACGCGCCGCTCGCCTGACTACTTCGCCGGTCAGGGCGTGGGCGGCGTGTACGCGGCAGGACCCTACGCACCGGACGCGGATACTCTGTTCTACCTACCCACGCCGCCGCCACAGCTCAGCGATGCCCAGCGCGAGGCCTTCTTCCGCGACTTCAACGATCACTTCAACCGCATGATTACGCCCCACGAGATGATTCCCGGTCACTACCTCCAGCTGAAGATTGCCGCCCAACAGGAGCGTAAGGTAAGAGCACTATTTGGCGATGGCGTGTACGTGGAGGGGTGGGGCACCTTCAGCGAACGCCTGATGCTCGATGAAGGCTGGGGCGACCCCCTGGACCGCCTGGCCCATCTGAAGAAGCAGATTGAGAACATCGCGCGCACGATCATCGATATCCGAGTCCACACCAGCGACGTCACCCGCGACGAGGCGGTTAAGTTCGTGCAGGAGCAAGCGCTGCAGGAGGCGCACTTTGCCGGCAACATGTGGAACCGCGCGATCACCACGAGCCCGCAGCTCACCAGCTATTGGCTAGGCTACGAGCAGCATCAGGCACTGTTCCGCGAGGTACGCGAGGCCTTCGGCGAACGCTTCGTACTGCGCGAGTACCTCGATGCGGTGGTAGCCCACGGCGGCCTGCCCGTCAGCGCTTACCGCGAGCTGTTGCTCGGCCCACTCGTGCCGCCGAGCGGTACTCAGTAGAACTGTAGATCCGATGCGTAGCGGAGCTCGTAGCCGAGCTCGATAAGCTCCTGCTCCAGCTGATCAAGGGCCGCTGGCGGGATGAACAGGTAGGTACCGTTTGCCGGTGTCGACTCTAGAATGGCCACGCGCTCGACGACGTCGAGCACCAGCATGTCGAGGTAGTTCGACATCTCCTGCTGTAGCCAC contains the following coding sequences:
- a CDS encoding DUF885 family protein translates to MSQPLARWSPIALFSLLSAALCDASLAQDARGQSPEPRPSPVEVIVERYLESWFETFPIRSTSAGRHDRDGELDRLDRESRAAWVAVNRRTGAALDALLADPERLSFDDREDAKLLRRRIERVLFDWVDQREPERNPLFWSGRMANAVVFLTVREDRPANERLAAASARARQMPRLVAAARSALGTRPEEIPPEWLAAATAQTRRAADFYADGLARVAAAQAPALEDEARRAGITATGALTYFANYLDSLSDVANGSVRLGTQAYAHKLALFSDRSTPPAQVLARAEAALVAKREETAAYGRSVWPQLMEGVPPADDIEVVRALFRRVGDDHASTVEEFVDDFIGLLEESEQWVRERELITLPDPLTVATRRSPDYFAGQGVGGVYAAGPYAPDADTLFYLPTPPPQLSDAQREAFFRDFNDHFNRMITPHEMIPGHYLQLKIAAQQERKVRALFGDGVYVEGWGTFSERLMLDEGWGDPLDRLAHLKKQIENIARTIIDIRVHTSDVTRDEAVKFVQEQALQEAHFAGNMWNRAITTSPQLTSYWLGYEQHQALFREVREAFGERFVLREYLDAVVAHGGLPVSAYRELLLGPLVPPSGTQ
- a CDS encoding sulfotransferase, producing the protein MSPRAARHAGADASVQARGVSMAAALRQMEAGQYERALRILEQLCAKRPDSAITLKKIAQCNTALNRLVDAHQWWQRACDASPHDAQAWYGLGTCLQVLGRREQARAAFCRAVEADPTHADALICLFYADEKRQRHEDMDNWLSKLITHHPSHPIRHFLQALLLERRGALAQALRVMEEAPRPSEQEIFFPRWAHLFGRLLDEAGHCAAAFEAHASANSYHLRTSVGVQRKVDGYLAKAKRLLTGLAGEDYSHWAREEAPGEPQVVWQVGFPRSGTTLLDQVLDSHPNVTVVSEADTLSNIIAILDQLPGGYPACLDQLDDDLAVKLRPIYLSTLATYSGPPRDGHLYVDKNPLWTLHLPLLARLMPNAPVLDSRRHPADVCLSAFAQHFGLNEAMCCFLSMDSTVALYNTVMDCDERFARMLPFQRRQAVRYEDLVSDPEREARKVMAFLGLPWDPSVLDYHRHAAERGIQTASFDQAVKPIYTSAVGRWRRYATSLAPWLPALRHHAERLGYSVSNADSLVA